Proteins encoded within one genomic window of Carassius gibelio isolate Cgi1373 ecotype wild population from Czech Republic chromosome A4, carGib1.2-hapl.c, whole genome shotgun sequence:
- the LOC127976783 gene encoding tetraspanin-9-like isoform X1 has protein sequence MQRSESHESEVQRSPSLDSAESEFTRAARRGQRLAVGAFYGSRGSNVKDQTAQSDRALVAVPPGGKPQDKRVSAGGKYVVFYLDLSFVLLLEFEKLKMARGCLCCVKYMMFLFNLLFWLSGCGLLGVGIWLSVSQGSFATFTPSFPSFSAANLVITLGLVIMVTGFLGCLGAIKENKCLLLSFFIVLLIILLAELILLILFFVYMDKVSENAKQDLKDGLRLYNTDNNIGLRNAWNIIQAEWQCCGVTGHTDWHDALQEKTVPDRCCQEHYIECGRNATNVFWSQGCYEKVEEWLNDNKHLLGTIAMCVLVLQLLGMAFSMTLYQQIHRVGKKYDA, from the exons ATGCAGAGGTCTGAGAGCCACGAATCCGAGGTCCAGCGGAGCCCGTCATTGGACAGCGCAGAGTCAGAATTCACCCGGGCGGCCCGTCGGGGTCAGCGCCTGGCCGTGGGGGCCTTTTACGGCTCCCGGGGGTCAAATGTCAAAGATCAAACAGCACAGAGTGACAGAGCCTTGGTCGCGGTCCCGCCGGGAGGGAAGCCTCAGGATAAGCGCGTATCTGCCGGTGGGAAGTACGTTGTGTTTTACCTGGACTTGTCTTTTGTGTTGCTCCTAGAGTTTGAGAAACTGAAGATGGCTCGTGGATGCCTGTGCTGTGTCAAATACATGATGTTCCTCTTCAACCTGCTGTTCTGG CTGTCGGGCTGTGGGTTGTTAGGTGTGGGCATATGGCTGTCCGTCTCTCAGGGCAGTTTTGCCACATTCACCCCCTCCTTCCCCTCCTTCTCAGCTGCCAATCTGGTCATTACCTTGGGCTTGGTCATCATGGTAACAGGCTTTCTTGGTTGCCTCGGTGCCATCAAGGAGAACAAGTGCCTGTTGCTGAGT tTCTTCATTGTTCTGTTGATTATTCTTCTGGCCGAGCTGATTTTGCTCATCCTTTTCTTTGTATACATGGACAAG GTGAGCGAGAACGCTAAGCAGGATCTTAAAGATGGCCTGAGGCTCTATAACACGGACAATAACATCGGTCTCCGCAACGCCTGGAACATTATCCAAGCTGAG TGGCAGTGTTGTGGTGTAACTGGTCACACAGACTGGCATGATGCCCTGCAGGAGAAAACCGTTCCAGACAGATGCTGCCAGGAACACTACATTGAGTGCGGTCGCAATGCCACTAACGTCTTCTGGTCACAG GGTTGCTATGAGAAGGTTGAGGAATGGCTGAACGACAACAAACATTTGCTGGGAACCATCGCGATGTGTGTGCTGGTCTTACAG CTGCTCGGGATGGCATTCTCCATGACCTTGTACCAGCAGATCCACAGGGTGGGAAAGAAGTATGATGCCTAA
- the LOC127976783 gene encoding tetraspanin-9-like isoform X2: MARGCLCCVKYMMFLFNLLFWLSGCGLLGVGIWLSVSQGSFATFTPSFPSFSAANLVITLGLVIMVTGFLGCLGAIKENKCLLLSFFIVLLIILLAELILLILFFVYMDKVSENAKQDLKDGLRLYNTDNNIGLRNAWNIIQAEWQCCGVTGHTDWHDALQEKTVPDRCCQEHYIECGRNATNVFWSQGCYEKVEEWLNDNKHLLGTIAMCVLVLQLLGMAFSMTLYQQIHRVGKKYDA, from the exons ATGGCTCGTGGATGCCTGTGCTGTGTCAAATACATGATGTTCCTCTTCAACCTGCTGTTCTGG CTGTCGGGCTGTGGGTTGTTAGGTGTGGGCATATGGCTGTCCGTCTCTCAGGGCAGTTTTGCCACATTCACCCCCTCCTTCCCCTCCTTCTCAGCTGCCAATCTGGTCATTACCTTGGGCTTGGTCATCATGGTAACAGGCTTTCTTGGTTGCCTCGGTGCCATCAAGGAGAACAAGTGCCTGTTGCTGAGT tTCTTCATTGTTCTGTTGATTATTCTTCTGGCCGAGCTGATTTTGCTCATCCTTTTCTTTGTATACATGGACAAG GTGAGCGAGAACGCTAAGCAGGATCTTAAAGATGGCCTGAGGCTCTATAACACGGACAATAACATCGGTCTCCGCAACGCCTGGAACATTATCCAAGCTGAG TGGCAGTGTTGTGGTGTAACTGGTCACACAGACTGGCATGATGCCCTGCAGGAGAAAACCGTTCCAGACAGATGCTGCCAGGAACACTACATTGAGTGCGGTCGCAATGCCACTAACGTCTTCTGGTCACAG GGTTGCTATGAGAAGGTTGAGGAATGGCTGAACGACAACAAACATTTGCTGGGAACCATCGCGATGTGTGTGCTGGTCTTACAG CTGCTCGGGATGGCATTCTCCATGACCTTGTACCAGCAGATCCACAGGGTGGGAAAGAAGTATGATGCCTAA
- the LOC127976796 gene encoding endosome/lysosome-associated apoptosis and autophagy regulator family member 2-like isoform X2 — protein MEKRALWTSCYFVRFVTLILCTRASANLPQCKETDYYFEYTECDSTGSRWRVAIPHRQGSCSGLPEPVRGTDCTFSCEAGEFLEMSSQQCTSCAAGSYSLGSGVRFDQWDSIPAGFSSLATYMDSGGSGDDSMACNNSSWTAQGTHLESNRDDCTVALVYAVHLTKQGSVSFDYQYVDSNIFFEFFIQNDQCQEMDQTGSEKWIKLTTNGEWGTHMVNLKSGTNILYWRTTGMLLGGKPVKPVLLKNIQIEGVAYTSECFPCRPGTFSKTPGSSSCDLCPRNTYSGKGASSCIPCSKTQYSQEGWSQCKERPPCSEKDYFQIHTACDSDGKTQMLYRWVEPQVCVENVTGSVTLPPSAEKEDCPPCNPGFYMHNSSTCLPCPQGTYSDGTAECQRCPGGTEPSLGYEYKWWNILPRNMKTSCFNVGNSKCDEMNGWEVAGDHIRSGVGGSDNDYLILNLRVPGFKLPTSVDDASATEFGRITFIFETNCSADCELYFMIDVNRKSTNVVESWVGSKLRQAYTHIMTKNASVSYTWAFQRTNKASDVRQYVNDIAKIYSITVTNAMDGSASGCHACAMMSQRGGSSCVPCPAGHFINKDTNQCQECPPNTFLSGHHIYGHEACQPCGPGSQSNKEHSVCFNDCTFSHMEQNRTLSYDLSALSSVGSIMSGPSFTSKGTKYYHQFNISLCGAEGRKVAMCSDNVTDLSSKDLQNESADLRNFVETFVCQSTIIPADGRGFRTSLSSQSISLADTFLGASVDNSLDGVTVSSDLFPESSWKDPDINFFYRSPQPTASCLNGRSTVVTLRCNPEKSARGELTVPSKCPAGTCNGCEFHFLWESSSACPLCAETDYHSIEGACKGGVQDTLYVWNEPKLCTKGVPLPTKTSTHCEVVTLWVKAGIGGGAFMAVLLVCLTCYFWKKNKRLEYKYSRLVMSANKDCELPAADSCALAEGEGEENEDDVVYSNTPSLLGKLKAIASKADGDNSESVQLKSSQSERWVWG, from the exons ATGGAGAAGAGGGCGCTTTGGACATCCTGTTATTTTGTGCGCTTTGTAACCCTCATCCTCTGCACACGAGCTTCAGCCAACCTGCCACAGTGTAAAGAG acagaCTACTACTTCGAGTACACAGAGTGTGACAGCACGGGCTCCAGATGGAGAGTTGCCATTCCTCACAGACAGGGGAGCTGCTCGGGCCTTCCAGAACCTGTCAGAGGCACAGACTGca CTTTTTCTTGTGAAGCTGGGGAGTTTTTAGAGATGTCATCCCAGCAGTGCACTTCATGTGCGGCTGGCTCTTATTCATTGGGCAGCGGGGTGCGTTTTGACCAGTGGGACTCCATTCCTGCGGGATTCAGCAGTTTGGCTACATACATGGACTCAGGAGGCTCAGGGGATGACTCAATGGCCTGCAACAA TTCTTCATGGACAGCTCAGGGAACTCACTTGGAATCCAATCGTGATGACTGCACAGTAGCGCTGGTGTACGCAGTGCATCTCACGAAGCAGGGATCCGTCTCCTTTGACTATCAATATGTCGACAGCAATATCTTCTTtgaatttttt ATTCAGAACGACCAATGTCAGGAGATGGACCAGACAGGGAGTGAGAAATGGATCAAACTAACCACTAATGGAGAGTGGGGAACCCATATG GTAAATCTGAAGTCGGGAACTAATATTCTGTATTGGAGAACCACAGGGATGCTCTTGGGTGGGAAACCGGTGAAGCCGGTCCTTTTGAAGAACATCCAGATCGAAG GTGTGGCATACACGTCAGAGTGTTTTCCATGCAGGCCGGGCACCTTCAGTAAAACCCCAGGCTCTTCCTCGTGTGACCTTTGCCCCAGGAACACTTACTCTGGAAAAGGAGCCAGTTCGTGTATACCATGCTCCAAGACACAGTACTCCC agGAAGGATGGTCACAGTGTAAAGAGAGGCCTCCTTGTTCAGAGAAAGATTATTTTCAAATCCACACGGCCTGTGATAGTGACGGCAAG ACCCAGATGCTGTACAGGTGGGTGGAGCCTCAGGTGTGTGTGGAAAACGTGACCGGTTCTGTGACACTGCCCCCTTCTGCAGAGAAAGAGGACTGTCCACCCTGCAATCCGGGCTTCTACATGCACAACTCTTCCACCTGTTTACCTTGCCCTCAAGGCACTTATTCTGATGGCACAGCAG AATGTCAAAGATGTCCTGGAGGAACTGAGCCTTCTTTAGGATATGAATACAAGTGGTGGAACATCCTGCCGAGGAACATGAAAACTTCTTGTTTTAATGTGGGCAACTCCAAATGTGATGAAATGAATG GTTGGGAGGTGGCTGGCGACCACATTCGTAGCGGAGTGGGCGGCTCAGATAATGATTACCTCATCTTAAATTTACGAGTGCCTGGATTCAA ACTTCCCACTTCTGTGGACGATGCTTCAGCTACTGAGTTCGGCCGAATCACGTTTATCTTCGAGACCAACTGCAGCGCAGACTGTGAACTCTATTTTATGATA GATGTCAACAGGAAGAGCACAAATGTTGTAGAATCGTGGGTAGGGAGTAAACTGAGACAAGCGTACACCCACATCATGACTAAAAATGCTTCGGTTTCATACACATGGGCTTTCCAGCGCACCAACAAAGCCTCTGAT GTGCGGCAGTATGTAAATGACATTGCAAAGATCTACTCGATCACGGTGACTAATGCGATGGATGGCTCAGCGTCCGGTTGCCACGCCTGTGCTATGATGAGTCAGCGGGGCGGCTCTTCCTGTGTCCCCTGTCCTGCTGGACACTTCATCAACAAAGACACCAACCAGTGCCAGGAGTGCCCGCCCAACACCTTCCTCTCTGGGCATCACATTTACGGCCACGAGGCCTGTCAGCCCTGCGGTCCTGGAAGCCAGAGCAACAAG GAGCACTCTGTGTGTTTTAACGACTGCACCTTCTCGCATATGGAGCAGAACCGAACGCTGAGCTATGACTTGAGTGCCTTGAGTTCAGTGGGGTCAATCATGAGCGGGCCTAGTTTCACCTCCAAGGGAACTAAATACTACCACCAGTTTAATATCAGTCTGTGTGGGGCTGAG GGGAGGAAAGTGGCGATGTGCAGTGACAATGTCACGGATCTGTCCAGTAAGGACCTGCAAAATGAATCGGCTGACCTTAGAAATTTCGTGGAGACTTTTGTGTGCCAATCGACCATCATCCCTGCAGATGGACGGGGCTTCAGAACATCCCTGTCATCCCAGTCCATCAGCCTGGCTGATACTTTCCTTG GAGCTTCTGTTGATAATAGTCTGGATGGGGTCACTGTCAGCTCAGACCTCTTCCCTGAGTCTTCATGGAAAGATCCAGATATTAACTTCTTCTAtcg CTCTCCACAGCCCACAGCATCCTGTCTGAACGGCCGAAGCACAGTCGTGACTCTGCGTTGCAATCCTGAGAAGAGCGCACGTGGGGAGCTCACTGTGCCAAG CAAGTGCCCAGCGGGAACATGTAATGGCTGCGAGTTCCATTTCCTCTGGGAGAGCTCTAGCGCTTGTCCTCTCTGCGCTGAAACAGACTACCATTCGATAGAAGGAGCGTGCAAAGGAGGAGTGCAG GACACCCTCTATGTGTGGAACGAACCAAAATTATGCACCAAAGGGGTACCACTCCCGACCAAGACCTCCACCCACTGTGAGGTGGTCACCCTATGGGTGAAGGCCGGAATTGGGGGCGGAGCCTTCATGGCTGTCCTCTTGGTTTGTCTCACATGCTATTTCTGGAAAAAGAACAAAAG gCTTGAATATAAATACTCCAGGCTAGTGATGTCAGCCAATAAGGACTGTGAGTTGCCAGCAGCAGACAGCTGTGCACTAGCAGAGGGAGAGGGGGAAGAGAACGAGGACGATGTCGTTTACTCAAATACTCCTTCTTTACTGGGTAAACTGAAAGCTATCGCAAGCAAG GCGGATGGAGACAACAGTGAGTCAGTACAGCTGAAGTCTTCTCAGTCAGAGAGATGGGTTTGGGGATaa
- the LOC127976796 gene encoding endosome/lysosome-associated apoptosis and autophagy regulator family member 2-like isoform X1 yields the protein MEKRALWTSCYFVRFVTLILCTRASANLPQCKETDYYFEYTECDSTGSRWRVAIPHRQGSCSGLPEPVRGTDCTFSCEAGEFLEMSSQQCTSCAAGSYSLGSGVRFDQWDSIPAGFSSLATYMDSGGSGDDSMACNKYILFIYCIYRHILFSSVFSDLDLSVYNVLFNCSSSWTAQGTHLESNRDDCTVALVYAVHLTKQGSVSFDYQYVDSNIFFEFFIQNDQCQEMDQTGSEKWIKLTTNGEWGTHMVNLKSGTNILYWRTTGMLLGGKPVKPVLLKNIQIEGVAYTSECFPCRPGTFSKTPGSSSCDLCPRNTYSGKGASSCIPCSKTQYSQEGWSQCKERPPCSEKDYFQIHTACDSDGKTQMLYRWVEPQVCVENVTGSVTLPPSAEKEDCPPCNPGFYMHNSSTCLPCPQGTYSDGTAECQRCPGGTEPSLGYEYKWWNILPRNMKTSCFNVGNSKCDEMNGWEVAGDHIRSGVGGSDNDYLILNLRVPGFKLPTSVDDASATEFGRITFIFETNCSADCELYFMIDVNRKSTNVVESWVGSKLRQAYTHIMTKNASVSYTWAFQRTNKASDVRQYVNDIAKIYSITVTNAMDGSASGCHACAMMSQRGGSSCVPCPAGHFINKDTNQCQECPPNTFLSGHHIYGHEACQPCGPGSQSNKEHSVCFNDCTFSHMEQNRTLSYDLSALSSVGSIMSGPSFTSKGTKYYHQFNISLCGAEGRKVAMCSDNVTDLSSKDLQNESADLRNFVETFVCQSTIIPADGRGFRTSLSSQSISLADTFLGASVDNSLDGVTVSSDLFPESSWKDPDINFFYRSPQPTASCLNGRSTVVTLRCNPEKSARGELTVPSKCPAGTCNGCEFHFLWESSSACPLCAETDYHSIEGACKGGVQDTLYVWNEPKLCTKGVPLPTKTSTHCEVVTLWVKAGIGGGAFMAVLLVCLTCYFWKKNKRLEYKYSRLVMSANKDCELPAADSCALAEGEGEENEDDVVYSNTPSLLGKLKAIASKADGDNSESVQLKSSQSERWVWG from the exons ATGGAGAAGAGGGCGCTTTGGACATCCTGTTATTTTGTGCGCTTTGTAACCCTCATCCTCTGCACACGAGCTTCAGCCAACCTGCCACAGTGTAAAGAG acagaCTACTACTTCGAGTACACAGAGTGTGACAGCACGGGCTCCAGATGGAGAGTTGCCATTCCTCACAGACAGGGGAGCTGCTCGGGCCTTCCAGAACCTGTCAGAGGCACAGACTGca CTTTTTCTTGTGAAGCTGGGGAGTTTTTAGAGATGTCATCCCAGCAGTGCACTTCATGTGCGGCTGGCTCTTATTCATTGGGCAGCGGGGTGCGTTTTGACCAGTGGGACTCCATTCCTGCGGGATTCAGCAGTTTGGCTACATACATGGACTCAGGAGGCTCAGGGGATGACTCAATGGCCTGCAACAAGTATATtctgtttatatactgtatatatcggCATATTCTATTCAGCAGTGTATTTTCTGATCTGGATCTGTCTGTTTACAATGTTTTGTTCAATTGCAGTTCTTCATGGACAGCTCAGGGAACTCACTTGGAATCCAATCGTGATGACTGCACAGTAGCGCTGGTGTACGCAGTGCATCTCACGAAGCAGGGATCCGTCTCCTTTGACTATCAATATGTCGACAGCAATATCTTCTTtgaatttttt ATTCAGAACGACCAATGTCAGGAGATGGACCAGACAGGGAGTGAGAAATGGATCAAACTAACCACTAATGGAGAGTGGGGAACCCATATG GTAAATCTGAAGTCGGGAACTAATATTCTGTATTGGAGAACCACAGGGATGCTCTTGGGTGGGAAACCGGTGAAGCCGGTCCTTTTGAAGAACATCCAGATCGAAG GTGTGGCATACACGTCAGAGTGTTTTCCATGCAGGCCGGGCACCTTCAGTAAAACCCCAGGCTCTTCCTCGTGTGACCTTTGCCCCAGGAACACTTACTCTGGAAAAGGAGCCAGTTCGTGTATACCATGCTCCAAGACACAGTACTCCC agGAAGGATGGTCACAGTGTAAAGAGAGGCCTCCTTGTTCAGAGAAAGATTATTTTCAAATCCACACGGCCTGTGATAGTGACGGCAAG ACCCAGATGCTGTACAGGTGGGTGGAGCCTCAGGTGTGTGTGGAAAACGTGACCGGTTCTGTGACACTGCCCCCTTCTGCAGAGAAAGAGGACTGTCCACCCTGCAATCCGGGCTTCTACATGCACAACTCTTCCACCTGTTTACCTTGCCCTCAAGGCACTTATTCTGATGGCACAGCAG AATGTCAAAGATGTCCTGGAGGAACTGAGCCTTCTTTAGGATATGAATACAAGTGGTGGAACATCCTGCCGAGGAACATGAAAACTTCTTGTTTTAATGTGGGCAACTCCAAATGTGATGAAATGAATG GTTGGGAGGTGGCTGGCGACCACATTCGTAGCGGAGTGGGCGGCTCAGATAATGATTACCTCATCTTAAATTTACGAGTGCCTGGATTCAA ACTTCCCACTTCTGTGGACGATGCTTCAGCTACTGAGTTCGGCCGAATCACGTTTATCTTCGAGACCAACTGCAGCGCAGACTGTGAACTCTATTTTATGATA GATGTCAACAGGAAGAGCACAAATGTTGTAGAATCGTGGGTAGGGAGTAAACTGAGACAAGCGTACACCCACATCATGACTAAAAATGCTTCGGTTTCATACACATGGGCTTTCCAGCGCACCAACAAAGCCTCTGAT GTGCGGCAGTATGTAAATGACATTGCAAAGATCTACTCGATCACGGTGACTAATGCGATGGATGGCTCAGCGTCCGGTTGCCACGCCTGTGCTATGATGAGTCAGCGGGGCGGCTCTTCCTGTGTCCCCTGTCCTGCTGGACACTTCATCAACAAAGACACCAACCAGTGCCAGGAGTGCCCGCCCAACACCTTCCTCTCTGGGCATCACATTTACGGCCACGAGGCCTGTCAGCCCTGCGGTCCTGGAAGCCAGAGCAACAAG GAGCACTCTGTGTGTTTTAACGACTGCACCTTCTCGCATATGGAGCAGAACCGAACGCTGAGCTATGACTTGAGTGCCTTGAGTTCAGTGGGGTCAATCATGAGCGGGCCTAGTTTCACCTCCAAGGGAACTAAATACTACCACCAGTTTAATATCAGTCTGTGTGGGGCTGAG GGGAGGAAAGTGGCGATGTGCAGTGACAATGTCACGGATCTGTCCAGTAAGGACCTGCAAAATGAATCGGCTGACCTTAGAAATTTCGTGGAGACTTTTGTGTGCCAATCGACCATCATCCCTGCAGATGGACGGGGCTTCAGAACATCCCTGTCATCCCAGTCCATCAGCCTGGCTGATACTTTCCTTG GAGCTTCTGTTGATAATAGTCTGGATGGGGTCACTGTCAGCTCAGACCTCTTCCCTGAGTCTTCATGGAAAGATCCAGATATTAACTTCTTCTAtcg CTCTCCACAGCCCACAGCATCCTGTCTGAACGGCCGAAGCACAGTCGTGACTCTGCGTTGCAATCCTGAGAAGAGCGCACGTGGGGAGCTCACTGTGCCAAG CAAGTGCCCAGCGGGAACATGTAATGGCTGCGAGTTCCATTTCCTCTGGGAGAGCTCTAGCGCTTGTCCTCTCTGCGCTGAAACAGACTACCATTCGATAGAAGGAGCGTGCAAAGGAGGAGTGCAG GACACCCTCTATGTGTGGAACGAACCAAAATTATGCACCAAAGGGGTACCACTCCCGACCAAGACCTCCACCCACTGTGAGGTGGTCACCCTATGGGTGAAGGCCGGAATTGGGGGCGGAGCCTTCATGGCTGTCCTCTTGGTTTGTCTCACATGCTATTTCTGGAAAAAGAACAAAAG gCTTGAATATAAATACTCCAGGCTAGTGATGTCAGCCAATAAGGACTGTGAGTTGCCAGCAGCAGACAGCTGTGCACTAGCAGAGGGAGAGGGGGAAGAGAACGAGGACGATGTCGTTTACTCAAATACTCCTTCTTTACTGGGTAAACTGAAAGCTATCGCAAGCAAG GCGGATGGAGACAACAGTGAGTCAGTACAGCTGAAGTCTTCTCAGTCAGAGAGATGGGTTTGGGGATaa